From Pungitius pungitius chromosome 9, fPunPun2.1, whole genome shotgun sequence, one genomic window encodes:
- the LOC119217741 gene encoding nuclear distribution protein nudE homolog 1-like: MVEPASRKFVSVAEELGFWKEQAEAHQQRADEAQEELQEFQQMSRDYEAELEAELKQCEGRNKELLFDNNRLRMELESIKDKFEAQHSEAFRHISTLEENLAQTTAVRDHLQKYIRELEQSNDDLERTKRATIMSLEDFEQRMNHVIERNAFLESELDEKENLLESVQRLKDEARDLRQELAVRQKERRPSSSLGKDMDRADPQCPSAGTSSVPVTPSRPISSFATPPPSSIRRGDGLTGTPLTTSARISALNIVGELLRKVGNLESKLASCRDFVYDTSVNRPALPAGPGSPSGLEKGSGVQASSMSPPPQYDSLVKRLEFGPAPPRGVSQGAQSPQGGVKILL; this comes from the exons ATGGTAGAGCCAGCGTCACGCAAGTTTGTATCCGTAGCAGAAGAGCTGGGCTTCTGGAAGGAGCAGGCAGAGGCACATCAGCAAAG GGCTGATGAGGcacaggaggagctgcaggagtttCAGCAGATGAGCAGAGACTATGAAGCGGAACTGGAAGCAGAGCTGAAACAGTGTGAGGGTCGTAACAAAGAGCTGCTTTTCGACAACAACCGACTACGCATGGAGCTGGAAAGCATAAAG GATAAATTTGAGGCTCAGCATTCCGAAGCTTTTAGGCACATCTCAACCCTGGAGGAAAATCTGGCACAAACCACAGCAGTCAGAGACCACTTGCAGAAATACATCAGAGAGCTGGAGCAGTCCAATGATGACCTGGAGAGGACCAAAAG GGCTACCATCATGTCTCTGGAGGACTTTGAGCAGCGAATGAACCACGTCATTGAGAGGAATGCCTTCCTTGAAAGCGAGTTGGACGAGAAAGAGAACCTGCTTGAGTCTGTTCAGAGGCTGAAGGATGAAgccagag ACCTTCGCCAGGAGCTGGCTGTACGTCAGAAGGAGAGACGTCCGTCCAGCAGCCTGGGCAAAGACATGGACAGAGCAGATCCACAGTGCCCCTCGGCCGGTACCTCATCCGTCCCCGTCACGCCCTCCAGACCTATCAGCTCGTTTGCCACGCCCCCTCCTTCCAGTATCCGACGGG GCGATGGTCTAACAGGGACGCCCCTCACAACGTCTGCTAGAATATCTGCACTGAATATTGTTGGGGAGCTGCTGAGAAAAGTTGGA AATCTGGAGTCGAAGTTGGCGTCCTGTCGAGACTTTGTGTACGACACGTCTGTTAACAGGCCAGCACTTCCGGCTGGCCCTGGTAGTCCTTCTGGTTTAGAAAAAGGCTCAGGAGTCCAAGCGAGCAGCATGAGCCCACCTCCTCAGTATGACAG CTTAGTGAAACGGTTAGAGTTCGGACCAGCTCCGCCAAGAGGTGTCTCCCAGGGCGCTCAGTCTCCTCAGGGTGGGGTCAAGATTCTGCTATGA
- the LOC119217734 gene encoding pannexin-1-like, which produces MAIAHVATEYVFSDFLLKDPSEAKYKGVRLELAVDKIVTFLAVGLPLFLISLAFAQEVSVGTQISCFAPTNFSWKQAAYVDSFCWAAVQQQGDSSPLWLHKFFPYILLLLAILMYIPALFWRFSAAPHLSSDLNFIMEELDRFYNRAIRIVKNLAALDSKVATEDTTSVLDLNDSCFKYPLVEQYLKTKRLSRCLVVKYLSGRGLTLLTLLLACIYLGYYIQLASLTDEFPCDLRTGVLKNDSMVPSAVQCKLVAVGVFRLLSYINLGVYALLVPLVVYAALGPARQSSSFLRPYELLPGFGALGVVTPFYNDLSIYLLFLHENLSELKSYKCLQVLELLQEAGDEGFDTMCLLRTLGQVKTDVIDSKKTCSRKNDKETNKAEE; this is translated from the exons ATGGCGATTGCGCACGTAGCCACCGAATACGTTTTTTCCGATTTTTTGTTGAAGGACCCCAGCGAGGCCAAGTACAAAGGCGTGCGCCTGGAGCTGGCTGTGGACAAAATAGTCACGTTTCTGGCGGTGGGGCTTCCTTTGTTTCTCATCTCCCTCGCTTTCGCTCAGGAGGTGTCAGTTG GTACCCAGATCAGCTGCTTTGCTCCAACGAACTTCTCTTGGAAACAGGCCGCATACGTGGACTCGTTTTGTTGGGCGGCTGTACAGCAACAAGGTGACAGCTCGCCGCTATGGCTGCACAAG TTCTTCCCATACATCCTGCTCTTACTGGCCATCCTCATGTACATCCCGGCACTGTTCTGGCgtttctctgcagctcctcaccTCTCCTCTGACCTGAACTTCAtcatggaggagctggaccgCTTTTATAATCGAGCCATCAGAATTGTAAAGAATCTAGCAGCCTTAGATAGCAAAGTGGCAACCGAGGACACCACGAG TGTTTTGGATCTGAATGACAGCTGCTTCAAATACCCTTTGGTGGAGCAATATCTAAAAACCAAGCGCCTCTCTCGCTGCCTCGTGGTGAAGTACCTATCGGGTCGGGGCCTGACTCTGCTGACCCTTCTGCTGGCCTGCATCTACCTAGGCTACTACATCCAACTCGCCTCTCTCACCGACGAGTTCCCGTGTGACCTGCGTACAGGGGTGCTGAAGAACGACAGCATGGTGCCGTCCGCTGTGCAGTGTAAGCTGGTTGCAGTGGGAGTCTTCAGGCTGCTCAGCTACATCAACCTGGGGGTCTATGCGCTCCTGGTTCCGCTGGTGGTGTACGCTGCTCTCGGACCAGCTCGCCAGAGCTCTAGCTTCCTCCGGCCTTATGAGCTGCTCCCGGGCTTTGGTGCTTTGGGTGTGGTCACGCCCTTCTACAACGACCTCAGTATCTACCTGCTGTTCCTGCACGAGAATCTGAGCGAGCTCAAGTCATATAAGTGTCTGCAG GTGCTTGAGTTGTTGCAAGAGGCTGGTGACGAGGGGTTCGACACCATGTGCCTGCTGCGAACTCTGGGTCAGGTGAAGACTGATGTGATAGATAGTAAGAAGACGTGCTCACGCAAGAATGACAAAGAAACTAATAAAGCTGAGGAATGA